The Rhea pennata isolate bPtePen1 chromosome 7, bPtePen1.pri, whole genome shotgun sequence genome contains a region encoding:
- the SEC31B gene encoding protein transport protein Sec31B isoform X4, translated as MKLKEIERTAVQAWSPANNHPVYLATGTSAQQLDASFSTNATLEIFEIDFRDPSLDMKQKGTLPASNRFHKLIWGNFGNESPESSGVIIGGGDNGVLTMYSAHRILASKSDPIIGQSEKHSGPVRALDFNPFQSNLLASGANDAEIFIWDLNNFSVPMTPGAKSQPHEDVSVVSWNRQVQHILSSAHPSGKAVVWDLRKNEPIIKVSDHSNRMHCSGMAWHPEVATQLVLSSEDDRLPVIQIWDLRFATSPLSQLEGHTRGVLSVSWCQADPELLLSSAKDNRILCWNPSMGEVVYELPIRSQWCFDVQWCPRNPTVFSAATFDGWINIYSVMGGSLEAQQKTQADKISSSFNSLDPFGTGQTLPPLQVPEQVAQTTLIPPLKKPPRWICRPVGVSFAFGGKLITFGLTKVPGQQVQQTCQRQVFISQVTTETEFLVRSRELQMALQSGNLLEYCKAKIQTAKLQFDENLWNFLKVNLEQESRTKLLKLLGYSKDDLQKKISSCLSNGIPDNQPLPEAGERNVVQPGQVPSRAWFSVLCKFCSSKLLINSGDDVAAVSSSSAFFDNLIPQDMSTLEIPVTADTDGLISQALLLGNFEGAVELCMRAERFADAIILAIAGGENLLRETQKRYFAKRKTKIALLLSSVVQQNWKDIVRTCDLQSWKEALAILLTYSKHEEYTQLCDMLGARLESEGDAALSNDACLCYISSGNVERLVECWVKNHETSSPLALQDLIEKVMVLSRSIEMLRGTAGPAPGPVLAERITQYASLLASQGCLAAAMNYLPSSSKELLIQQLYDRLFHAQGESVADQQPPPFPYTRVHVGVVKHASSAAKSSFTPERASHKPSPRHPEKPTYQSFTPSAPAQPSVPSLFPPQPVPAMSATPHHTASPQTSAGPQTSIYSRGPPYPQYNLGLVPVTVSGPALSQSQPFSAAGARPAGPTPFPNQPPLSGQSVAMASPGVPPPGPTLFTPASVPSSNLPAACPLPVASQSPLGFSSAPFNGLMNMGYPQGGPGAPSAMPLAAASIPPPPTGPQCALSNPPIQRNLL; from the exons ATGAAGCTAAAGGAAATTGAGCGAACAGCTGTTCAGGCATGGAGTCCAGCAAACAACCACCCTGTTTATCTAGCAACAG GAACATCTGCACAGCAACTGGATGCATCCTTCAGTACAAATGCCACCTTGGAAATATTTGAGATTGACTTCAGGGATCCTTCCCTGGACATGAAGCAAAAAGGAACCCTTCCTGCCTCAAACAG GTTTCATAAGCTGATCTGGGGTAACTTTGGAAATGAGTCCCCTGAGTCCTCTGGAGTTATCATTGGTGGAGGGGATAACGGAGTACTGACAATGTATAGTGCACACCGGATCTTGGCTTCAAAGAGTGATCCTATAATTGGGCAATCAGAGAAGCATTCAGGCCCTGTTCGAGCTCTTGATTTCAACCCTTTCCAG AGTAATCTTTTGGCCTCTGGAGCCAATGACGCTGAAATTTTCATCTGGGACTTAAATAACTTCAGTGTGCCTATGACACCAGGAGCTAAATCACAG CCTCACGAAGACGTCAGTGTGGTGTCCTGGAATAGGCAGGTGCAGCATATCCTGTCCTCCGCTCACCCCAGTGGCAAGGCCGTGGTTTGGGACCTCAGGAAGAATGAGCCTATCATCAAAGTCAGTGATCACAGCAACAGA ATGCATTGCTCAGGAATGGCCTGGCACCCAGAAGTTGCAACTCAGCTAGTCCTTTCCTCTGAGGATGACCGCTTGCCAGTGATCCAAATATGGGACTTGCGTTTTGCTACCTCTCCTTTGAGCCAGCTGGAAGGGCACACGAG GGGAGTTCTGTCTGTCTCTTGGTGCCAGGCTGACCCTGAACTGCTGTTGAGTAGTGCCAAAGACAACCGGATTTTGTGCTGGAACCCAAGTATGGGGGAG GTGGTTTATGAGTTGCCCATTCGGAGTCAGTGGTGCTTTGATGTCCAGTGGTGCCCTAGGAACCCCACAGTCTTCTCTGCAGCCACATTTGATGGGTGGATCAACATTTATTCTGTTATGGGCGGGAGTTTAGAAGCTCAACAGAAGACTCAGGCTGACAAG atctcctcctccttcaacagCCTTGATCCCTTTGGCACAGGACAGacccttcctcctctgcaggTGCCAGAGCAAGTAGCTCAGACAACCTTGATTCCACCATTAAAAAAGCCACCCAGGTGGATTTGCAGGCCTGTGGGGGTTTCATTTGCA TTTGGGGGAAAATTGATTACCTTTGGTCTTACCAAAGTTCCTGGACAGCAAGTGCAGCAGACTTGCCAACGCCAGGTGTTCATCAGTCAAGTTACTACTGAAACAGAGTTCCTAGTCCGATCCAGGGAACTGCAGATGGCTCTACAGTCAGGGAACCTCCTTGAGTACTGCAAGGCTAAGATCCAGACAGCCAAGCTGCAGTTTGATGAGAACCTCTGGAACTTCCTGAAG GTGAATCTGGAACAGGAGTCCAGGACTAAACTCCTCAAGTTGCTGGGCTACAGTAAAGATGATCTGCAAAAAAAG ATCTCCTCATGTTTGAGTAATGGGATACCAGATAACCAGCCCCTTCCTGAGGCAGGTGAGAGGAACGTTGTGCAGCCAGGCCAG GTGCCTTCCAGGGCCTGGTTCAGCGTCCTCTGTAAATTTTGCTCCTCTAAG CTCTTGATAAATTCCGGTGATGATGTAGCTgctgtttcctcctcttcagcCTTTTTTGACAACCTCATTCCACAGGATATGAGCACTTTGGAGATTCCTGTCACAGCAG ATACTGATGGACTCATCAGTCAGGCTCTTTTGCTAGGGAATTTTGAGGGTGCAGTGGAGCTGTGTATGCGGGCAGAACGCTTTGCTGATGCCATCATCTTAGCTATTGCTGGTGGGGAGAACCTCCTCAGGGAGACTCAAAAGCGCTACTTTGCCAAGCGGAAAACAAAAATTGCCCTG CTTCTTTCCTCCGTTGTGCAACAGAACTGGAAAGATATTGTTCGCACATGTGATCTACAGAGCTGGAAGGAGGCATTGGCCATCTTGTTAACGTACTCAAAGCATGAGGAATATACCCAACTTTGTG ACATGCTGGGTGCCCGCTTAGAGTCGGAGGGAGATGCAGCCCTGTCCAATGATGCCTGCCTCTGCTATATCTCATCAGGCAATGTGGAGAGGTTGGTGGAATGCTGGGTAAAAAACCATGAGACTTCGTCACCCCTTGCCCTGCAG GATCTGATAGAGAAGGTGATGGTGCTGAGCAGGTCCATTGAGATGCTCCGAGgcacagcagggccagcaccAGGCCCTGTCTTAGCAGAACGAATCACCCAGTATGCCAGCCTCCTGGCATCACAAGGATGCTTGGCAGCTGCAATGAATTATCTACCCAGCAGCTCTAAAGAG CTCCTGATCCAACAGCTCTACGACCGGCTCTTCCATGCTCAGGGAGAGAGTGTGGCTGATCAGCAGCCACCACCTTTCCCCTACACTCGTGTCCATGTAGGTGTTGTTAAACATGCATCTTCAGCAGCCAAAAGCAGCTTCACCCCAGAAAGAGCATCTCACAAACCAAGCCCTAGACATCCAGAGAAG cCCACCTACCAGTCATTTACTCCTTCAGCACCTGCTCAGCCTTCAGTGCCTTCCCTCTTCCCGCCTCAGCCAGTACCAGCAATGTCTGCAACTCCTCATCACACTGCATCTCCTCAGACCAGTGCTGGTCCACAAACAAGCATCTATTCCAGAGGGCCCCCGTACCCACAGTACAACCTGGGCTTGGTTCCGGTGACAGTTTCAGGGCCAG CACTGTCGCAGTCTCAGCCATTCAGCGCAGCAGGAGCTAGACCTGCTGGTCCAACTCCCTTCCCCAACCAGCCTCCTCTGTCAGGACAGTCTGTGGCCATGGCATCTCCTGGTGTGCCACCACCTGGACCCACTCTCTTCACTCCAGCATCAGTCCCATCATCTAATCTCCCTGCAGCTTGTCCTCTTCCTGTGGCAAGCCAGTCTCCTCTCGGTTTCTCTTCAGCACCATTCAATGGCCTCATGAACATGGGTTACCCTCAGGGAGGTCCTGGAGCTCCATCTGCTATGCCTCTGGCAGCAGCCAGCATTCCTCCACCTCCCACAG GTCCCCAGTGTGCCCTGAGTAATCCTCCAATCCAGAGGAATCTTCTTTAA